From Chryseobacterium sp. H1D6B, a single genomic window includes:
- a CDS encoding four helix bundle protein, whose translation MHNFRDLEVWTKSMKLCKIFYLASNNLPKDKMSGLTSQSRRSLYSAPSHIAEGAGRDTNAQFSHFLNITLGSSFEFETQTY comes from the coding sequence ATGCACAATTTTAGGGATTTAGAAGTTTGGACAAAATCAATGAAGCTTTGTAAAATATTTTATTTAGCATCAAATAATCTTCCCAAAGATAAAATGTCCGGACTTACATCACAATCAAGAAGAAGTCTTTACTCAGCTCCATCTCATATTGCTGAAGGTGCCGGCCGGGATACAAATGCTCAATTTTCACATTTTTTGAATATTACCCTAGGTTCTTCATTTGAATTTGAAACCCAAACTTATTAG
- a CDS encoding MarR family transcriptional regulator, whose amino-acid sequence MDNNKDKIENIDLILKQTWLAVSKMYTELAQEHDSTAVQALTLLKIDPKEGTRSTNLGPKMAIEPTSLTRIIKLLEDNGYIYKEKTIADKREVIIKLTDKGLNSRNLSKEVVVNFNKKVMEKISPEKMDTFKDVMSEIMKIANELLNNRK is encoded by the coding sequence ATGGATAATAACAAAGACAAAATAGAAAATATAGATCTCATTTTAAAACAGACTTGGCTGGCTGTTTCTAAAATGTACACAGAACTCGCCCAAGAGCACGACTCTACGGCTGTACAGGCACTCACTCTTCTTAAAATAGATCCTAAAGAAGGAACAAGAAGTACCAACTTAGGTCCTAAAATGGCTATAGAACCCACTTCCCTCACAAGAATCATTAAACTTTTGGAAGATAACGGATATATCTATAAAGAAAAAACCATCGCCGACAAAAGAGAGGTTATCATAAAACTCACTGACAAAGGCCTGAATTCCAGAAACCTGTCAAAAGAAGTTGTTGTCAACTTTAATAAGAAAGTGATGGAAAAAATCTCTCCTGAGAAAATGGATACCTTCAAAGATGTGATGAGCGAAATTATGAAAATCGCCAACGAATTATTAAATAACAGAAAATAA
- a CDS encoding ferredoxin--NADP reductase: MEQQIYKGKLTQFHWLKVAKKEELTKNTFSLVFEIPENLQEKFQFEAGQFVSVKFQSHGKEVINDYSMTSAPYEKKICLGIKINSSDGAPSELFKNYEEGDKLLVSEPSGRFTLVSKPSEFRTIIAFAAGIGITPILSHFKNILHNEPRTRLFLFYGNKKAEEIIYRDLLDSLARKHENRLQIFYFFSQEKTADQFFYGRLDAKKLNLIINQILHLDDTDEESTIWDAVDEVLICGKGDMIKTLANACYYHGIPKKNIHFELFEEYNNDIYPIEKEFPLIENVEVEFKMFGKDYTTDLPDNKEKILQQLLVQKFPVPYSCKSGICGSCECILEEGEVELLENEYLTEKEEAQGRILACMSIAKTKKIKLNFDIV; encoded by the coding sequence ATGGAACAACAAATCTATAAAGGGAAACTGACACAGTTTCACTGGTTAAAAGTAGCGAAAAAGGAAGAACTGACCAAAAATACTTTTTCTTTGGTATTTGAAATACCTGAGAATTTACAGGAAAAATTTCAATTTGAAGCCGGCCAGTTTGTAAGTGTAAAATTTCAATCTCATGGTAAGGAGGTCATTAATGATTATTCTATGACGTCAGCTCCCTATGAGAAAAAAATATGTTTAGGAATAAAGATCAATTCCTCTGACGGAGCTCCATCAGAATTATTTAAAAATTATGAAGAAGGAGATAAACTGCTGGTGAGCGAGCCCAGCGGAAGATTTACATTAGTTTCTAAGCCCAGTGAATTCAGGACCATCATTGCGTTTGCAGCAGGGATTGGAATAACCCCAATTTTAAGTCATTTCAAGAATATTCTTCATAATGAACCCCGTACAAGGTTGTTTCTATTTTATGGAAATAAAAAGGCAGAAGAAATCATTTATAGAGATCTTTTAGACAGCCTTGCCCGAAAACATGAAAATAGGCTGCAGATCTTTTACTTTTTTTCTCAGGAGAAAACCGCAGACCAGTTTTTTTACGGAAGATTAGATGCTAAAAAGCTGAATTTAATTATCAATCAAATTCTGCATTTAGATGATACGGATGAAGAGTCTACGATCTGGGATGCTGTTGACGAAGTTTTAATCTGCGGAAAAGGAGATATGATCAAAACACTGGCTAATGCCTGCTATTATCATGGAATTCCTAAAAAAAATATTCATTTTGAACTGTTTGAAGAATATAATAATGATATATACCCTATTGAAAAAGAATTTCCGTTAATTGAAAATGTGGAAGTAGAGTTTAAAATGTTTGGGAAAGATTATACAACTGACCTTCCGGACAACAAAGAAAAAATTCTACAGCAGTTATTGGTACAGAAATTCCCTGTTCCGTATTCGTGCAAATCAGGGATCTGCGGAAGCTGCGAATGTATTTTAGAGGAAGGGGAAGTAGAACTTCTGGAAAATGAATATTTAACAGAGAAAGAGGAGGCACAAGGGAGAATATTAGCGTGCATGTCTATTGCCAAGACTAAGAAAATAAAGCTTAACTTTGATATCGTTTGA
- a CDS encoding acetyl-CoA C-acyltransferase yields the protein MSKTAYIVKGFRTAVGKAPKGSLRFTRPDVMAATVIEKLMAELPQLDKNRIDDLIVGNAMPEAEQGLNVARLISLMGLNTDKVPGVTVNRYCASGSEAIAIASAKIQAGMADCIIAGGTESMSYIPMGGYKPVPETDMAKTNPDYYWGMGYTAEEVAKQYNITREEQDQFAFESHMKALKANAEGKFANQIVPIPVEYNFLDENQKLQTKKFDFSVDEGPRKDTSLEGLAKLRPVFANGGSVTAGNSSQMSDGAAFVMVMSEEMVKELGLQPEARLVAYAAAGLEPRIMGMGPIYAIPKALKQAGLELKDIELIELNEAFASQSVAIKKELGLNPDILNVNGGAIALGHPLGCTGTKLTVQLLDEMRKRGNKYGMVSMCVGTGQGAASIFELL from the coding sequence ATGTCAAAGACAGCATATATAGTAAAGGGGTTCAGAACTGCCGTTGGAAAAGCACCAAAGGGAAGTTTAAGATTTACAAGACCCGATGTAATGGCGGCTACAGTTATTGAAAAATTAATGGCTGAACTTCCGCAATTGGATAAAAACAGAATTGATGACCTTATCGTAGGAAATGCAATGCCTGAAGCTGAACAGGGCTTAAACGTTGCCCGTTTGATTTCTTTAATGGGATTGAATACCGATAAAGTTCCCGGTGTTACTGTAAACAGATACTGCGCGTCAGGAAGTGAAGCGATTGCTATTGCTTCGGCTAAAATTCAGGCCGGAATGGCAGACTGTATCATCGCAGGAGGAACAGAATCTATGTCTTATATTCCCATGGGCGGTTATAAACCAGTTCCTGAAACAGATATGGCGAAAACAAACCCTGATTATTACTGGGGAATGGGTTATACTGCTGAAGAAGTTGCCAAGCAATACAATATTACAAGAGAAGAACAGGATCAGTTTGCTTTTGAATCTCATATGAAGGCTTTAAAAGCTAATGCTGAGGGGAAATTTGCCAATCAGATCGTCCCGATTCCTGTAGAATATAATTTCTTAGATGAAAACCAGAAACTGCAGACCAAAAAGTTTGATTTTTCAGTAGATGAAGGTCCGAGAAAAGATACAAGTTTAGAAGGTTTAGCAAAATTAAGACCTGTATTTGCCAACGGAGGAAGCGTTACAGCTGGAAATTCATCACAAATGAGTGACGGTGCCGCTTTCGTAATGGTAATGAGTGAGGAAATGGTAAAAGAACTAGGATTACAGCCAGAAGCTAGATTAGTGGCTTATGCAGCCGCAGGTCTAGAACCTAGAATTATGGGAATGGGTCCTATCTATGCAATTCCAAAAGCATTAAAGCAGGCAGGTTTAGAATTAAAAGATATTGAATTAATTGAGCTAAATGAAGCTTTCGCCTCACAGTCTGTGGCTATCAAGAAAGAATTAGGTCTAAATCCTGATATCTTAAACGTAAACGGAGGTGCAATTGCTCTTGGTCATCCACTTGGATGTACCGGAACAAAATTAACGGTTCAACTTCTTGATGAAATGAGAAAACGCGGAAACAAATACGGAATGGTTTCTATGTGCGTGGGAACAGGGCAAGGAGCAGCTTCAATCTTCGAACTTTTATAA
- a CDS encoding ABC transporter ATP-binding protein — MYLKINQADIGYKTPLISNAEADLSLGDVCLLIGNNGVGKTTLIKSILHQTPLLNGQISIQNKNVKDLSVKEIAENISIVFSKAVVPQNYTVEDLISLGKYIYYPYYFELKKKDKTEVSEIINELDLNQYKNVLLKNLSDGNLQKAFIGRALTQSSPIIILDEPTTHLDEKNKIIILKILRKLAKEQHKLILFSSHDWRLAKEFADKIWYVKDQQLYSGIVEDILLQHEELTNVSLFKVNENFVAPKISAPPFHKEMLYSLLQKNFQKDLSYLSFDFNNGFWIISGKQLHQQCKSFEEITNFIKNIH; from the coding sequence ATGTATTTAAAAATCAATCAAGCTGATATCGGTTACAAAACACCCTTAATCTCAAATGCGGAAGCAGACCTGAGTTTAGGCGATGTTTGTTTGTTGATTGGAAATAACGGTGTCGGAAAAACCACTTTAATAAAATCTATTTTACATCAAACTCCTCTACTGAATGGTCAGATTTCCATTCAGAATAAAAATGTAAAAGATCTTTCCGTTAAAGAAATTGCCGAAAACATTTCTATTGTCTTTTCTAAAGCTGTAGTTCCTCAGAATTATACTGTTGAAGACCTTATTTCTCTCGGAAAATATATTTATTATCCGTATTATTTTGAATTGAAAAAAAAGGATAAAACAGAGGTTTCAGAGATCATTAATGAATTAGATCTCAACCAGTACAAAAATGTACTTCTAAAGAACCTTTCAGACGGGAATCTTCAAAAAGCATTTATAGGAAGGGCTTTGACTCAGAGCTCTCCTATTATCATTTTGGATGAACCTACTACCCATCTCGATGAAAAAAATAAGATCATCATTCTAAAAATCCTTAGAAAGCTGGCAAAAGAGCAGCATAAACTCATTTTATTTTCTTCTCATGACTGGCGTCTGGCAAAAGAGTTTGCAGACAAAATATGGTATGTAAAGGACCAGCAGTTGTATTCAGGAATTGTAGAAGATATTCTTCTGCAGCATGAAGAATTAACCAATGTTTCTTTATTTAAGGTCAATGAAAATTTCGTTGCTCCTAAAATCTCAGCACCGCCTTTTCATAAGGAAATGCTGTACTCACTTCTTCAAAAAAACTTCCAAAAAGATCTTTCTTATCTTAGTTTTGATTTCAATAATGGCTTTTGGATAATTTCAGGAAAACAGCTTCATCAGCAATGTAAATCTTTCGAAGAAATTACTAATTTTATCAAAAACATTCATTAA
- a CDS encoding thioredoxin domain-containing protein: MKKIILSTLILTALYSCKKEGKKVETATDTAAVSKKTEPAVAAAFIKETSPEDVSKYLAKNNDTLYVTNFFATWCGPCMREIPHFKNKIQELKGKPVKFTFIDMDDKSEWNSAVKKFADENNLADHIILVDGKKLDQNFFKSNFKQWDGGSIPFTYMRKGAKTDELLGMITEEVLNEKINSFLK; the protein is encoded by the coding sequence ATGAAAAAGATAATTTTATCCACGCTTATCCTTACAGCATTGTACAGCTGTAAAAAAGAAGGCAAAAAAGTTGAAACTGCAACAGACACAGCAGCTGTTTCAAAGAAAACTGAGCCCGCTGTGGCTGCAGCTTTCATAAAAGAAACTTCTCCTGAAGATGTAAGCAAATATTTAGCTAAAAATAACGACACATTGTATGTTACCAACTTCTTTGCAACTTGGTGCGGACCGTGTATGAGAGAGATTCCTCATTTTAAAAATAAAATACAGGAACTGAAAGGAAAACCTGTAAAGTTTACTTTCATTGATATGGATGATAAGTCTGAATGGAATAGTGCTGTAAAAAAATTCGCAGATGAAAACAATCTCGCTGACCATATAATTTTAGTGGACGGAAAAAAATTAGATCAAAATTTCTTCAAAAGCAATTTTAAACAATGGGACGGCGGTTCAATTCCTTTTACATACATGAGAAAAGGAGCTAAAACTGATGAACTTTTAGGAATGATAACGGAAGAAGTATTGAATGAAAAAATCAATTCTTTTCTAAAATAA
- a CDS encoding ElyC/SanA/YdcF family protein — MRVIRNIFKLIFSSIEIGVLLICLANAWVFALTNGRTYTKISKIPPREVALVLGTSPKMRSGLSNPYFTKRMDAASLLYHHGKIKQIIVSGEKSKGYNEPAAMKNYLVYQEGVPEEIITEDPKGFNTYKSILRCKDVYKKDNVIIVSQGFHNLRALFFARNNTMNALGFDAQDVSKPESYYRNQFREVFARLIAVVYFILGISPD, encoded by the coding sequence TTGAGAGTTATAAGAAACATATTTAAACTTATTTTTTCATCAATAGAAATTGGTGTCTTATTGATATGCTTGGCTAATGCATGGGTTTTTGCTCTTACTAATGGGAGAACCTATACTAAAATTTCTAAAATTCCGCCCCGTGAAGTAGCTCTGGTTTTAGGAACTTCACCTAAAATGAGATCAGGATTGTCCAATCCTTACTTTACAAAAAGAATGGATGCCGCATCACTGCTTTATCACCACGGAAAAATTAAGCAGATTATTGTAAGCGGCGAGAAGAGCAAAGGATACAATGAGCCCGCAGCCATGAAAAACTATCTGGTGTATCAGGAAGGAGTTCCCGAAGAAATTATCACAGAAGATCCGAAAGGATTTAACACATACAAAAGTATATTACGCTGTAAGGATGTCTATAAAAAAGACAACGTAATTATTGTTTCTCAAGGGTTTCATAACCTTCGTGCTTTATTTTTTGCAAGAAATAATACGATGAATGCTTTAGGTTTTGATGCTCAAGATGTGAGCAAACCGGAAAGTTACTACAGAAATCAATTCAGAGAAGTTTTCGCCAGACTGATTGCTGTAGTTTATTTTATTTTGGGTATTTCTCCTGATTAG
- a CDS encoding iron chelate uptake ABC transporter family permease subunit produces MSKKFKILCLLLIAAIIFTAVINLNTGFLSLNLQDFFQESGNSQIAEIRINRVFVMLLAGVSIPSSGFLLQEYFQNPLAGPDILGITSVSSLSVAFYIFFSHSLLLPEFLQNSFLSLSAIGGSLLLMLVLLSLSNKFQDKSYLIIFGFLISAFAGAIVSLLQFYAENQSLKNYILWSFGANNMVTRNQIAVLLLLVVSGLFICFKSIKPLIGNSLGSSYAQSLGVNLKHLKLLIIIASSLLSASITAFLGPILFIGIIVPHFCRLIYNPAKLWQQWILNMFLGMLMMLLFSITAEKTQIPLNVISSIFGIPVILMMLLKNRAL; encoded by the coding sequence ATGTCAAAAAAATTCAAGATCCTGTGTTTATTGTTGATCGCCGCAATTATTTTCACAGCGGTTATTAATCTGAACACAGGATTTTTAAGTTTAAATCTGCAGGACTTTTTTCAAGAGTCAGGAAACAGCCAGATTGCTGAAATCCGTATCAACCGTGTTTTTGTGATGCTTCTGGCAGGAGTTTCTATCCCAAGCTCAGGTTTTCTGCTGCAGGAATATTTTCAAAACCCTTTAGCCGGACCTGATATTTTAGGGATTACATCAGTGTCCAGTTTGTCTGTAGCATTTTATATTTTTTTCTCACACAGCCTTCTCCTTCCGGAATTTCTACAAAACAGCTTTCTAAGCTTATCTGCAATTGGCGGAAGTCTGCTTCTTATGCTTGTTTTATTATCCCTTTCAAATAAATTTCAGGATAAATCTTATCTTATTATTTTTGGATTTCTTATTTCGGCATTTGCTGGAGCAATCGTTTCACTGCTTCAATTCTATGCTGAAAATCAAAGTCTGAAAAACTATATTTTATGGTCTTTCGGAGCTAATAATATGGTAACAAGAAATCAGATTGCTGTCTTGTTACTATTAGTTGTTTCAGGATTATTTATCTGTTTTAAAAGTATAAAGCCGCTTATTGGAAATTCACTGGGGAGTTCATATGCACAGAGCCTAGGGGTGAATTTAAAACATTTGAAGTTATTAATTATAATCGCTTCTTCTCTATTGTCTGCTTCCATTACCGCTTTTTTAGGACCAATTTTGTTTATAGGAATTATTGTTCCGCATTTCTGCAGGTTGATCTATAACCCGGCTAAACTTTGGCAGCAGTGGATTTTAAATATGTTTTTGGGAATGCTGATGATGTTGTTATTTTCAATTACAGCAGAGAAAACACAGATTCCGCTGAATGTAATAAGTTCTATATTTGGGATTCCAGTGATTTTAATGATGCTTTTGAAAAATAGAGCACTATAA
- a CDS encoding 3-hydroxyacyl-CoA dehydrogenase/enoyl-CoA hydratase family protein: MKRRIKHVTVLGSGIMGSGIAAHFANIGVEVLLLDIVPFELSEAEQKKGLTKEDKAVKNRIAAENFEKLKKASPALLYSPAFADRIKVGNFDDDLQKIKDTDWIIEVVVERLDIKKSVYEKIEQFRKPGTLISSNTSGIPIHFLTEGRSEDFKKYFAGTHFFNPVRYLPLLEIIPTNDTDPEIVDFYMTYGAKFLGKTTVLAKDTPAFIANRIGVFSIMDLLHNVKKLGLTIPDIDKLTGPVIGRPKSATFRTADVVGLDTLVMVANGVRQSGAEANDFNDVFALPDYIQKMMDNKWLGSKTDQGFYKKVKNAEGKSEIHALNLDTLEYEPQGKSSFPTLELTKTIDKPIDRFKVLIGGKDKAGELYRKSLGALFAYVSHKVPEISDEVYKIDDAMRAGFGWENGPFEIWDAVGVQKGIELAKEAGYEVSDWVKNVETFYKVNEEGQSIFFDKNSGNYNNIPGQDAFIILDNIRKNKTLWSNSGSAILDLGDGIINFEIRSKMNSLGGEVLDGLNRAIDLAEKEYDGLVIGNQGTNFSVGANLAMILMMAVEQDWDDLNMAIAYFQKSMMRVRYSSIPVVVAPHGMTLGGGCEMTMHADRAVAAAETYIGLVETGVGVIPGGGGTKELTLRTSREFHTDDVKNNRLREAFMNIAMGKVATSAYEAYDMGILEKGKDIVVVSKNRQIAEAKKVARLLAEQGYTQPIQQKVKVLGKDALGMFYVGTDQMLTGKYISEHDKKIADKLANVMVGGNLSEPTVVTEQYLLNLERETFLQLCGERKTLERIQYMLQNGKPLRN, encoded by the coding sequence ATGAAAAGAAGAATCAAACATGTAACGGTTCTTGGTTCAGGAATTATGGGAAGCGGTATTGCAGCTCACTTCGCTAATATCGGCGTTGAAGTATTGCTGTTAGATATTGTTCCTTTTGAATTATCTGAAGCTGAACAGAAAAAAGGTTTGACCAAAGAGGATAAAGCAGTAAAAAACAGAATTGCTGCCGAAAACTTTGAAAAACTAAAAAAAGCAAGCCCTGCCCTACTTTACTCTCCTGCTTTTGCAGACAGAATTAAAGTCGGAAATTTTGATGATGATTTACAAAAAATAAAAGATACAGACTGGATTATTGAAGTTGTAGTTGAAAGACTGGACATCAAAAAATCAGTTTACGAAAAAATTGAACAGTTCAGAAAACCGGGAACATTAATTTCTTCTAACACTTCAGGAATTCCAATTCATTTCTTAACCGAAGGAAGAAGTGAAGATTTCAAAAAATATTTCGCAGGAACCCACTTCTTCAATCCTGTAAGATACCTTCCTCTTTTAGAGATCATTCCAACGAACGATACAGATCCCGAAATTGTAGATTTCTACATGACTTACGGAGCTAAATTCTTAGGTAAAACAACAGTTTTAGCAAAAGATACTCCTGCATTCATTGCCAACAGAATTGGGGTTTTCTCCATCATGGATCTTCTTCACAACGTAAAAAAATTAGGACTTACTATTCCTGATATAGATAAATTAACAGGTCCTGTGATCGGACGTCCAAAATCGGCAACGTTCAGAACAGCTGATGTGGTAGGACTTGACACTTTGGTCATGGTAGCCAACGGTGTCCGCCAGAGCGGTGCTGAAGCCAACGATTTCAATGACGTGTTTGCGCTTCCAGACTATATCCAAAAGATGATGGATAATAAATGGCTGGGTTCTAAAACAGATCAGGGATTCTATAAAAAAGTAAAAAATGCAGAAGGAAAATCTGAAATTCACGCTTTAAATCTAGATACTTTAGAATATGAGCCTCAGGGCAAATCTTCTTTCCCTACTTTAGAATTAACAAAAACGATCGATAAACCAATTGACAGATTCAAAGTTTTAATCGGCGGAAAAGATAAAGCAGGAGAATTATACCGAAAGTCTTTAGGAGCACTATTCGCTTATGTTTCTCATAAAGTTCCTGAGATCTCTGATGAAGTTTATAAGATCGATGATGCTATGAGAGCCGGTTTCGGATGGGAAAACGGACCGTTTGAGATCTGGGATGCTGTAGGCGTTCAAAAAGGTATTGAACTGGCAAAAGAAGCAGGCTATGAGGTTTCAGACTGGGTGAAAAATGTAGAAACTTTCTATAAAGTAAATGAGGAAGGCCAAAGTATTTTCTTTGACAAAAACTCAGGAAACTATAATAATATTCCGGGACAGGATGCTTTTATTATTTTAGATAATATCAGAAAAAATAAAACACTTTGGAGTAATTCAGGATCTGCAATTCTTGATCTTGGAGACGGAATTATCAATTTCGAGATCCGTTCCAAAATGAATTCTCTTGGCGGAGAAGTTCTTGACGGATTAAACAGAGCCATTGATTTAGCTGAAAAAGAATATGACGGCTTAGTGATCGGAAACCAGGGAACTAATTTCTCTGTTGGAGCTAATTTAGCAATGATCCTAATGATGGCTGTTGAGCAGGATTGGGACGATCTTAATATGGCAATCGCTTATTTCCAAAAGTCAATGATGAGAGTTCGTTACTCCTCTATTCCTGTTGTAGTTGCTCCTCACGGAATGACTTTAGGAGGCGGATGTGAAATGACAATGCATGCTGACAGAGCAGTTGCCGCAGCAGAAACCTATATTGGGTTAGTAGAAACCGGAGTCGGCGTAATTCCTGGCGGAGGCGGAACTAAAGAATTAACACTGAGAACTTCAAGAGAGTTCCACACGGATGACGTTAAAAATAACAGACTTCGTGAAGCTTTCATGAATATTGCCATGGGTAAAGTTGCTACTTCAGCCTACGAAGCGTACGATATGGGAATTCTTGAAAAAGGAAAAGATATCGTAGTCGTAAGCAAAAACAGACAGATTGCAGAAGCTAAAAAAGTGGCAAGACTATTAGCAGAACAAGGCTATACACAGCCTATCCAGCAAAAAGTAAAAGTTCTTGGTAAAGATGCATTAGGGATGTTCTATGTAGGAACTGACCAGATGCTGACAGGAAAATATATTTCTGAACACGATAAAAAAATTGCTGATAAACTAGCTAATGTAATGGTGGGAGGAAACCTTTCTGAACCCACTGTTGTTACTGAACAATACTTATTGAATCTTGAAAGAGAAACTTTCCTTCAGCTTTGCGGTGAAAGAAAAACATTGGAAAGAATTCAATACATGTTACAAAACGGAAAACCGTTAAGAAACTAA